A stretch of DNA from Tautonia rosea:
ACGACCGCGCAGCTCGGGATCGCCCGCACAGACCCGATCGAGATAGCCGGCGCGCTCCGAGGCCGATGCCAGGTCGAGGGCCTCGGCGAAGATCGCCATCGGGCGGGGCGGGGCGGTTGGTCTGAGCATGGGACACCTTCCTTTCCAGCGGTCTCCAAAGGCATAGGCACCGTCCCGGCTCGCGATGCGACACCCCGGCCCCAACTTTTTCCGCGCAGGATGGGGAGCCCCTCCTCCATCCAGGAGCCCGGAGACGGCGCCGCGCTGCGATCCAGGGGATCCCCCACCCACCGGATCCCTTCAGGCTCCCGTCCCGTGCCCCTCCCCTGCGTCGGCCTCCAGGGCGTGGAGCAGCCAGGCCCGAGCGTAGGCCCAGTAGCGGTCGGCGGTCCGCCGGCTGATGCCGAGGGCCTCGGCGACCTCCTCCTGGCTCAGGCCGGCGAAGAAGCGGAGCTTGACCACACGCGCGCACTCCGGCTCCTCGTCCGCGAGCCGGGCCAGCGCCTCGTCGAGGGCGAGCAGGTCGAGGTCGTCGGTCTCGGCCTCGATGTCCACCCGGTCGAGGTCGACCCGACGCAGCCCCCCGCCCCGCTTCAGGCGGCCCTTGGCGCGCGCCTGGTTGATGAGGATCAGGCGCATCGCCTCGGCCGCGGCGGTGAAGAAGTGAGTACGCCCTTGCCACTGTCGCCCGCGGTCGCTCCCGACGAGGCCGAGATAGGCCTCGTGGACCAGCGCCGTCGCCTGGAGTGTTTGCCCCGGTTTCTCCCGGGCCAGGCGACGCGCGGCGAGCGTGCGCAGCTCCTCGTAGACCAGCGGCAGGAGCCGCTCGGCCGCCTGGGGATCACCATCCTCGATCGCACAGAGAATGCGCGTCACGTCGTTCATGGGGAAGTGCCCCAGAGGCGTTCGACTCCAGCCGCGGTGTCACCTCGCGACGGCGAAGGGATTCGTTCCTACCGACCGGCGGCCGGTCCAGAGAGCGGAAGGGGGCGTTCCTCACCTCGAATGCTCCGCCCTCCGCCGCACTGCCGAGGGCCTTGAAATCAGCCCGCCAGGCGAGGGGCCTGAGCCTGGCCGACGTCGCCCAGAGGAGCGGCATCGACCGGGCCGCGCTGAGCCGCCTGGAGAACGAGCACAACGTCAATCCGAAGCTGGAAACCCTTGGTCGCTATGCAGGCGCCCTTGACCTGGAAGTTACGATCACGATCGACGACCCGGCCCGGTAACCTCAAATCAGCTCCCGGATCGGCTCCCGATCGTCGACCAACGCAATCGGCCGGCCTCCCCGGTCGTGGAGGAAGGTTTCCGAGGCATGGATGCCGAGGGCGTGGTAAAGCGTGGCGAAGACCTCTCGGAAGTGGACGGGACGTTCGACCGGGCGTTCGCCGAAGCGGTCGGTGCGGCCGATGACCTGGCCGGTCCTCAGGCCTCCGCCGGCGATCAGGCAGTTGCCGACGTGAGGCCAGTGGTCGCGGCCGGCGTCCTTGTTGATCCGAGGGGTCCGGCCGAACTCGCCCCAGACGACGATCGAGACGTCATCCAGCTTCCCAAGGGCCTCCAGGTCCTCGACCAGAGCGGTGATCCCCTGGTCGAGCATCGGCAAGGCGACCTTCGCCTTCTTGAAGTTATCGAAATGCCAGTCCCAGTTGAAGCCGCCTCGGCTCTCTCGCTCCAGGGGCCAGGGACTGAACGCCAGGGTCACGCAACGGACCCCGGCCTCAATCAGCCGACGGGCCACGATCAGATTTTCGAGCAGCTTCGGCCCACCGTGTTCCGGTTCCCCTCCCGACGGGGCGCCATAGCGGGCCAGCGTGCGAGGATCTTCTCGGGACAGATCGAGCGCCTCGGCCACCGTGCTGGAGGTCAGCAGGTCGAACGCCTGGGAGGTATAGGCGTCGAACGAGGTCACGGCTCGGGTCTGGTCGAGGCCCCTTCGGAAGCGATCGAGGCTCCCGAGCAAGGCCCGGCGATCGGCCAGGCGGTTCAGGTCCACGCCCGAGAGATTGATCTCGTCGTTCCCCTTCTTGAACGGCTCGAACCCTGCGTGACGGGCGCCGAGGTAGCCCCCTTGATTGAGCGAGGCCCGGGTCGTCGATTCCGTGTTCGGCGGCGCGAGGCTGAGAAACGGGGGCACGGCCGGATCGCTCGGCCCTCGGATCGCCGACAGCACGGCGCCAATCGACGGCCACCCCCCCTCGGGATAGCCGGGGATCTCCGGCGAGTCCCCCTGTTGGGGGTGGCTCTCCCAGCCGGTCAGGCACTGGTGCAGGTTGTGGTCGTCTCGTCCGCCGACGAGCGTCCGAATCACAGCGAAGCGGTCCATCGAGGCCGCGAGCCTCGGCATCAGCTCGCTGATCCAGATGCCCGGCACGCTCGTCTCGATCGGCGAGAACTCTCCTCGGATCTCGGCAGGGGCCTCCGGTTTCAGGTCGAACATGTCGAGGTGCGGCGGCCCGCCCGGCAGGACGATCATGATGATCGCCTTCTCCGACGACCCTTTGCCCGACGCCTGCTCGGCCCGGAGGATCTGCGGCAGCGAGAGGCCCCCGAAGGCCAGGCTCCCCAGCTTCAAAAAGCCCCGCCGTGACACACCGTCGCAATATCGCCCGCCCGGTCCACTGATTGAGAGCATCGCCGTCTCCGTTCAGGATCACACACACATTAGGTTGCGTGTTGATGTGAACAGTGTTTTCTGAGCGTCAAGCCCAGGCCGACGGCCTACGCGGTGGCCTGCCGAGGATCGACGTCAAGGAGGCTTCCAACACGGAGGGACCAGGCCGGTGCCTCGGGTCGTGGTTGCACGAATCGAGGGCGTCGGCGGGAGGGGTGCAAGGCCCAATAGTGCTCTCACCGTTGTACCGATCATGGGGCGCCGGGACAACTCCAAGGGGGGGGACTCCAGGAGATTCTGGCAACGGGGAGAGGCTCTCTCACTGAGCCGCAGAGAAGGCAGATGAGCAAGAGGAAAGAGGGCAGAGGTCTGGCTCTCGGCCGCACTCTCGTACTCTGCGCCTTTTGCGGCTCTGCGCGCGATCTCCTCCCCGTCTCCTTCCCGCCGCTTCTCTCAACGGAATCCGATCGCGCACCCGCTCGAAGCCCGGAATGCGTGGCGACTGACGATGCCGTCCTGCCGGCTCCTGACCCGCCCGGGCCGGCCCTGTGTCCTCGCGTGCTCCGCTCCGCTATGGTGTCGAGGGGTGTGTCCCTCGGGTCAGTGGGCCTTCCGGCGGCCGACGGCCCGATTCCCTTGTGTGATGGAGATGATCGATGAGCCGAACCTTCCGACCAATCTGCCGGGCGAGCTTTGCCTGGGTCCTGCTCCTCGCGACGATCCCGCCGATCGCCCGAGGGGCTGTTGAGGATGCCCCTGCAACGTTTACCCCCGAGCTGATCGCCCAGCTTCAGGTGGTCACACAGGTCGCCGCCTCGCCCGATGGGGAGGCCATCGCCTACGTGCTGGCCGTCCCTCGGAACCT
This window harbors:
- a CDS encoding ECF-type sigma factor — encoded protein: MNDVTRILCAIEDGDPQAAERLLPLVYEELRTLAARRLAREKPGQTLQATALVHEAYLGLVGSDRGRQWQGRTHFFTAAAEAMRLILINQARAKGRLKRGGGLRRVDLDRVDIEAETDDLDLLALDEALARLADEEPECARVVKLRFFAGLSQEEVAEALGISRRTADRYWAYARAWLLHALEADAGEGHGTGA
- a CDS encoding helix-turn-helix domain-containing protein — encoded protein: MKSARQARGLSLADVAQRSGIDRAALSRLENEHNVNPKLETLGRYAGALDLEVTITIDDPAR
- a CDS encoding DUF1501 domain-containing protein, with product MLSISGPGGRYCDGVSRRGFLKLGSLAFGGLSLPQILRAEQASGKGSSEKAIIMIVLPGGPPHLDMFDLKPEAPAEIRGEFSPIETSVPGIWISELMPRLAASMDRFAVIRTLVGGRDDHNLHQCLTGWESHPQQGDSPEIPGYPEGGWPSIGAVLSAIRGPSDPAVPPFLSLAPPNTESTTRASLNQGGYLGARHAGFEPFKKGNDEINLSGVDLNRLADRRALLGSLDRFRRGLDQTRAVTSFDAYTSQAFDLLTSSTVAEALDLSREDPRTLARYGAPSGGEPEHGGPKLLENLIVARRLIEAGVRCVTLAFSPWPLERESRGGFNWDWHFDNFKKAKVALPMLDQGITALVEDLEALGKLDDVSIVVWGEFGRTPRINKDAGRDHWPHVGNCLIAGGGLRTGQVIGRTDRFGERPVERPVHFREVFATLYHALGIHASETFLHDRGGRPIALVDDREPIRELI